One window of the Pieris rapae chromosome 13, ilPieRapa1.1, whole genome shotgun sequence genome contains the following:
- the LOC111003457 gene encoding chitobiosyldiphosphodolichol beta-mannosyltransferase, translating into MSLENALNSVKVVVLGDIGRSPRMQYHALSLARSGLKVNIISYMETMPLHDVEQNGNIIITKLHHLKIGGPKLIQYFAKALWQSISLLLTLFITGKCDFVMCQNPPAIPTLPVCKFYCLITKTKFIIDWHNYAHTIMALSLKSDHPLVKLSSKIEMWFGQGADHNLCVTYALKEDLLEKWSIIATVLYDRPPRIFHPLSQEDKHNWFVKLGKQYSEFTDSKADFPNIKTAFTEVVDSNVTMRSDRPGLLFSSTSWTADEDFSILMDALQVYETTFNLSRKMPKLICVITGQGPMKEYYRNQIDLRNWKNVTVITPWLEAADYPKMVASADLGVCLHTSSSGLDLPMKIVDMFGAGLPVAAYQFKCLSELVQDGVNGYTFKNSAELSKQIVDWFENFPNNKEQTKIVDKMRRELIKFQESRWEDNWNLRAKKFFEL; encoded by the exons CACGTATGCAATATCATGCCTTGTCGCTGGCGAGATCGGGACTAAAAGTGAATATCATTAGTTATATGGAAACTATGCCTTTGCATGATGTTGAGCAAAATggcaatattataataaccaaATTACATCATCTAAAAATTGGAGGTCCTAAGTTAATACAGTATTTTGCCAAAGCATTGTGGCAGAGTATAAGTttacttttaactttatttataactggAAAATGTGATTTTGTGATGTGCCAGAACCCACCTGCCATACCGACTTTGCCAGTATGCAAATTTTATTGTCtgattacaaaaacaaaatttattattgattggCACAATTACGCTCACACAATCATGgcattatcattaaaatctgATCATCCCCTGGTAAAATTGTCTAGTAAAATAGAAATGTGGTTTGGCCAAGGTGCAGATCACAACCTCTGTGTTACTTATGCCCTTAAAGAGGATCTTTTAGAGAAATGgagtataat CGCAACTGTTTTGTATGACAGGCCACCAAGAATATTTCATCCACTTTCACAAGAGGACAAACACAATTGGTTTGTCAAATTAGGAAAGCAATATAGTGAATTTACAGACTCAAAAGCTGACTTTCCTAACATAAAGACAGCATTTACAGAAGTAGTTGACAGTAATGTGACTATGAGGAGTGACAGACCCGGTTTGTTATTTAGCAGTACAAGCTGGACAGCAGATGAAGACTTTAGTATATTGATGGATGCCTTACAAG tttATGAAACAACCTTTAACCTGTCAAGAAAGATGCCCAAACTAATTTGTGTGATAACTGGCCAGGGTCCTATGAAGGAGTATTATAGAAACCAGATTGACTTGCGTAATTGGAAAAATGTCACAGTCATTACACCCTGGTTGGAAGCTGCTGATTATCCAAAAATGGTAGCCAGCGCAGACTTAGGTGTCTGCCTCCACACTAGCTCATCAGGATTAGATCTACCAATGAAAATAGTTGATATGTTTGGTGCTGGACTCCCAGTCGCTGCTTATCAATTTAAATG CTTAAGTGAACTCGTACAGGATGGTGTAAATggatatacatttaaaaatagtgctgaattatcaaaacaaattgtaGATTGGTTTGAAAATTTTCCGAACAACAAAGAGCAAACTAAAATTGTTGACAAAATGAGAAGAGAACTGATCAAGTTTCAAGAATCAAGGTGGGAAGATAACTGGAATTTAAGAGCCAAGAAATTTTTTGAGTTGTAA
- the LOC111003458 gene encoding NHP2-like protein 1: protein MSESEANVNPKAYPLADAALTAKILNLVQQAANYKQLRKGANEATKTLNRGLSEFIIMAADAEPLEIVLHIPILCEDKNVPYVFVRSKQALGRACGVSRPIISCSITINEGSQLKPQIQSIQQEIERLLV from the exons ATG agtGAGTCGGAAGCTAATGTCAATCCTAAAGCGTACCCATTAGCAGATGCAGCCCTGACtgccaaaattttaaatctggtACAACAAGCAGCAAATTATAAACAGCTCCGTAAAGGTGCAAATGAAGCTACTAAAACTTTAAACAGGGGTCTCtctgaatttattataatggcAGCAGATGCAGAACCCTTAGAAATTGTTTTGCACATTCCGATATTATGTGAAGataaaaatgttccatatgtgTTTGTAAGGTCGAAACAAGCGTTGGGGCGCGCATGTGGTGTATCTCGCCCTATAATATCGTGctcaattacaattaatgaggGCTCTCAGTTAAAGCCACAAATACAAAGCATTCAACAAGAAATTGAAAGACTTTTAGTTTAA
- the LOC111003484 gene encoding cleavage and polyadenylation specificity factor subunit 4: MEVIVANVDHIKFDIDYALEQQYGALPLPFPGMDKSTAAVCEFFGQSGGCNNGPRCPYRHVRGDRTVVCKHWLRGLCKKGDQCEFLHEYDMTKMPECYFYARFNACHNKECPFLHIDPESKIKDCPWYDRGFCRHGPHCRHRHVRRVLCTNYLAGFCPDGASCKYMHPRFELPAPPEQTKDTKRLPVCHYCSEVGHKASTCHKLPPDQREVAQKQEEARYRALGYLKQVGEEDSQQTLHRMQRMMHKPLEEVTCFKCGTKGHYANKCPKGHLAFLSNQPGQNNNTVFKKSN; encoded by the exons ATGGAAGTTATAGTTGCTAATGTTGATCATATCAAATTTGATATTGATTATGCTCTCGAACAGCAGTATGGAGCGTTGCCATTGCCATTTCCAGGAATGGATA AGTCTACAGCGGCGGTTTGTGAGTTTTTTGGACAATCTGGAGGTTGTAATAACGGACCCCGGTGTCCTTATAGGCATGTTCGTGGTGATCGGACTGTGGTGTGTAAACATTGGTTGCGAGGGCTTTGTAAAAAGGGTGATCAGTGCGAATTTTTACATGAATATGATATGACTAAAATGCCTGAATGTTACTTTTATGCTAGATTTAATGCTTGTCATAATAAGGAATGTCCATTTCTCCACATTGACCCAGAAAGCAAAATCAAAGACTGTCCCTG GTACGATAGAGGTTTTTGTAGACATGGGCCACATTGTCGCCACCGGCATGTTAGGCGTGTCCTTTGTACGAACTATTTAGCTGGATTCTGCCCTGATGGTGCAAGCTGCAAGTATATGCATCCGCGGTTTGAGTTGCCAGCTCCTCCCGAGCAGACTAAAGACACAAAACGACTTCCAGTCTGTCATTACTGTTCAGAAGTTGGTCACAAAGCTTCCACTTGTCATAAACTTCCTCCAGAT cAAAGAGAAGTTGCTCAAAAACAAGAAGAAGCCAGGTACAGGGCCTTAGGTTATTTAAAACAAGTGGGAGAAGAAGATTCTCAACAAACTCTACACAGAATGCAGCGAATGATGCATAAGCCTCTAGAAGAGGTGACGTGCTTCAAGTGCGGTACAAAAGGACATTATGCTAACAAGTGTCCTAAAGGACATCTAGCTTTTCTATCAAATCAGCCAGGACAAAACAATAATACGGTGttcaaaaaatctaattaa
- the LOC111003470 gene encoding uncharacterized protein C7orf26 translates to MSASDLKHAIRKFEYPACAKEALLKMEQLLIGRSAPSSKQQDIAMDITSEFIFCEVDRRGGRRGNGLNPLQELQLIDILSEYISACDNETTKNTIFLSLFGSMESQRKLKILSILASMAVSASCTPVLLALGVWLQQMGCSSPQSLKLAQSVIQDHFYLNTTNQNCLKSLATTAPQFVSNFITAVTELYMCDSQGASKMPPKNLLEIITSWVYSNPTLCMSAQLNPAALPVGAIPMAVVTPLAGLIHWCALASLYVQDTNTVEEEPPIKKIKIEWETHVKPITTNYIKESELYTKLHLAVLNSLRAGKRSHLPTASVNAQHLVSLTPMVQSYAHQLVKRGFKLQNDKKLQECLDRIGQAVQVALANNCVYGNISNLLASLDTLPENKLLRIIIRKHQCV, encoded by the exons atgtcagCATCTGATCTCAAACATGCGATACGAAAGTTTGAATATCCTGCCTGTGCAAAAGAAGCGCTCCTCAAAATGg AACAACTTCTGATAGGGCGTTCCGCACCCTCTAGTAAACAGCAAGACATAGCCATGGATATAACttctgaatttattttttgtgaagTAGACCGTCGCGGAGGCCGTCGCGGAAATGGTCTTAATCCTTTACAGGAGCTTCAACTCATTGATATACTTAGTGAATACATATCAGCTTGTGATAATGAAActacaaaaaacacaatatttttatcactttTTGGCAGCATGGAAagtcaaagaaaattaaagattCTTAGTATCTTAGCAAGCATGGCTGTATCAGCTTCTTGCACACCA GTATTGCTTGCTTTAGGTGTGTGGCTGCAACAAATGGGCTGTTCATCACCACAATCTCTGAAATTAGCTCAAAGTGTTATACAAGATCATTTCTACCTAAATACAACTAATCagaattgtttaaaatcaTTAGCAACAACTGCACCTCAGTTTGTATCAAACTTTATTACAGCAGTTACAGAATTGTATATGTGTGACAGCCAAGGTGCCAGCAAAATGCCACCTAAGAATTTACTAGAAATTATTACATCATGG GTGTATTCAAACCCAACTTTATGTATGTCAGCTCAGTTGAATCCAGCAGCTCTGCCAGTTGGTGCTATTCCCATGGCAGTTGTCACACCATTGGCAGGTTTAATACACTGGTGTGCTCTTGCTTCTCTTTATGTACAGGATA CAAACACTGTGGAAGAAGAGCCACCTATAAAgaagataaaaatagaatgGGAAACACATG taaaaccaataacaacaaattatattaaagaatcTGAGCTATACACAAAATTACACCTAGCAGTTCTGAATAGCTTGCGAGCAGGAAAAAGATCTCATCTGCCCACAGCATCAGTTAATGCACAACATTTAGTATCTTTGACACCAATGGTTCAATCATATGCACACCAACTTGTGAAAAGAGGCTTTAAATTACAGAATGACAAAAAATTGCAG gAATGCTTGGATAGAATTGGTCAAGCAGTCCAAGTGGCTTTAGCAAATAATTGTGTGTATGGAAACATAAGTAATCTCCTGGCTTCTTTAGACACACTTCCTGAAAACAAACTACTTCGAATAATCATCCGGAAACATCAATGTGTGTAg
- the LOC111003472 gene encoding ribosomal RNA-processing protein 7 homolog A: MKTQVSFDFKALQLKINDGSTNPHMIYIKEHLVRDHTADKPSGRTLFIVNVPPYVDELGITDAFKEAGTIQSVHLSEKPNAIISNTDKFIVGSCKPSFRVCYLVFKKVAYLQNALKLKELQPMNLNANIFLGIKKFIHEYNESVLKPMELKNRIEIFMKRCDEKNRKEIDKEKQLEQEDDEGWITVTKRSKIQSFARTEKVEHKIMAKENKSKKKKELTNFYSFQIRESKMKHIVSLRQKFDEDKKKIAQIKQSRRFKPF, from the exons ATGAAAACTCAGGTCAGCTTTGATTTCAAAG CTTTACAACTTAAGATAAATGACGGATCTACAAATCCTCAcatgatatatataaaggaACATTTAGTGAGAGATCACACAGCAGACAAACCTTCGGGTcgtacattatttattgtgaATGTACCGCCATATGTTGACGAACTAGGCATAACCGATGCTTTCAAAGAAGCTGGCACTATTCAATCTGTCCACTTATCTGAAAAACCTAATGCAATTATTTCAAACACTGATAAATTTATAGTGGGCTCATGTAAGCCTTCTTTCAGAGTTTGTTacttagtatttaaaaaagttgctTATTTGCAGaatgctttaaaattaaaggagCTTCAACCAATGAACttaaatgcaaatatttttctaggaataaaaaagtttatacatGAGTATAATGAATCAGTTTTAAAGCCCATGGAACTAAAAAATAGAATCGAGATATTTATGAAAAGGTGTGATGAGAAAAATAGGAAAGAAATAGATAAAGAAAAGCAATTGGAACAAGAAGATGATGAAGGTTGGATTACAGTTACAAAGAGAAGTAAAATTCAAAGCTTTGCTCGAACTGAAAAAGTTGAACACAAAATAATGGCTAAAGAGAATAAAagtaagaaaaagaaagaattAACCAATTTCTACTCATTTCAAATAAGAGAGTCCAAAATGAAACACATTGTTTCATTAAGACAGAAGTTTGATGAAGATAAAAAGAAGATtgcacaaataaaacaaagtagaAGATTTAAgccattttaa
- the LOC111003496 gene encoding octopamine receptor 1, with the protein MDWATGNASTAVGNSTEPIPPDLYNYWAWSIVDGALMVLIISGNTLTILAVTTSRRLSSLVSNQFVLNLAVSDLMVGLTLPYHLVFYLNDDFGKIKWSCLMRFILIILACLASIYNIIAIAVDRYIAIVHPLHYSRYMTKAVTRLLMSTTWSVAVCISCVPVFWNDWADGVACEMNVVVPKTYTTSILTPMFSLIWIAMFVLYWRIWREAACHARRLRANACCPGAANDWKSIQVVLLVLGSFSVCWMPFVVVACAQTLPAVRLHSPVAYRLTSSLAMSNSGVNPLIYAWKNAGFRAAFARLLRCRRPDASEYRGSPAFERKRGSVALREGSVNVSTPPASRTGRRARLLLPVGDAVATRCRVIENAGYVDGEGCEPAPVHGPADL; encoded by the exons ATGGACTGGGCAACGGGCAATGCGAGCACCGCTGTCGGCAACTCGACGGAGCCGATACCGCCCGATCTCTACAATTACTGGGCGTGGAGCATCGTGGACGGGGCGCTCATGGTGCTGATCATCAGTGGCAACACGCTCACCATTTTGGCTGTCACCACGAGCCGGCGTCTGTCGTCGCTCGTGTCCAACCAGTTCGTGCTGAACCTTGCCGTGTCGGACCTCATGGTGGGCCTCACGCTCCCCTACCATCTCGTCTTTTATCTAAACGACGACTTCGGCAAGATCAAGTGGTCCTGCCTGATGCGCTTCATACTGATAATACTCGCATGTCTAGCCTCCATTTACAACATCATAGCTATCGCCGTGGACAG GTACATAGCCATAGTGCACCCGTTGCACTACAGCCGCTACATGACCAAGGCTGTGACGCGCCTACTCATGAGTACGACATGGTCCGTGGCGGTATGCATCAGCTGCGTGCCCGTCTTCTGGAACGACTGGGCAGACGGCGTTGCGTGCGAAATGAACGTG GTGGTGCCGAAGACGTACACGACGAGCATCCTGACGCCTATGTTCTCGCTAATTTGGATTGCGATGTTCGTGCTGTACTGGCGAATCTGGCGCGAGGCTGCCTGCCACGCGCGCCGCCTGCGCGCAAACGCGTGCTGTCCCGGCGCCGCAAACGACTGGAAGAGCATACAG GTGGTGCTGCTCGTGTTGGGATCGTTCTCCGTGTGCTGGATGCCATTCGTGGTGGTAGCGTGCGCACAGACGCTGCCCGCGGTGCGTCTGCACAGTCCGGTCGCGTACCGGCTGACCTCCTCGCTGGCCATGTCGAACTCGGGTGTCAACCCTCTCATCTACGCGTGGAAGAACGCGGGCTTCAGGGCGGCCTTCGCCAGGCTGCTCAGGTGCAGACGGCCCGACGCGTCGGAGTATCGAGGGTCGCCGGCCTTCGAGAGGAAAAGGGGCTCGGTAGCGCTTCGAGAAGGCTCCGTCAACGTTTCGACACCGCCGGCGAGCCGAACCGGCCGAAGGGCGCGCTTGCTGCTGCCGGTCGGAGACGCCGTCGCGACCCGTTGCCGCGTCATCGAGAACGCGGGCTACGTGGACGGCGAGGGCTGCGAGCCCGCGCCCGTGCACGGGCCCGCGGACCTCTAG